In a single window of the Bacillus mycoides genome:
- a CDS encoding aminotransferase class I/II-fold pyridoxal phosphate-dependent enzyme — protein MNQNRMPLYEALMEFKERRLLSFHVPGHKNGLNFPQKASGGFKDILSIDVTELTGLDDLHSPFECIDEAQQLLAEVYGVHKSYFLINGSTVGNLAMILSCCGEHDIVLVQRNCHKSIINGLKLAGANPVFLNPWIDEVHNVPVGVHDEIIKEAITKYPNAKALILTHPNYYGMGIDLEASIAYAHAHKIPVLVDEAHGAHFCIGDPFPKSALVYGADIVVHSAHKTLPAMTMGSYLHINSRLVSEEKVSSYLSMLQSSSPSYPIMASLDIARFAIAVIKEEGHDEIVEFLRRFKEGLRSIPQIAILQYPSQDELKVTVQTRCQLSGYELQSVFEKVGIYTEMADPYNVLFILPLQVNEGYMKAIEIIRLAMQQYKVKDKTASIRYTYKGEISPLPYTYKQLERYETKLVSIEEAVGMIAAEMVIPYPPGIPLIMYGERITQEHTKQITHLEKTGARFQGSTKYMNVYDIESRF, from the coding sequence ATGAATCAAAATCGTATGCCTTTATATGAGGCGCTAATGGAATTTAAAGAAAGGCGACTACTATCTTTTCATGTTCCGGGTCATAAGAATGGTTTAAACTTCCCTCAGAAAGCTTCAGGGGGGTTTAAGGACATATTATCAATTGATGTAACAGAGTTAACAGGATTAGATGATTTACATAGCCCGTTTGAATGTATAGATGAAGCACAGCAATTATTAGCTGAAGTATATGGCGTGCACAAAAGTTATTTTTTAATTAATGGTTCAACAGTTGGAAATTTAGCAATGATTTTGTCTTGCTGCGGCGAACATGATATTGTCCTCGTACAAAGAAATTGTCATAAATCGATCATTAATGGTTTGAAATTAGCAGGGGCTAATCCGGTCTTTTTAAATCCATGGATTGATGAAGTACATAACGTACCAGTAGGTGTTCATGATGAAATTATTAAGGAGGCAATTACAAAGTATCCAAATGCAAAAGCACTTATTTTAACACATCCTAATTACTATGGTATGGGAATTGATTTAGAGGCAAGTATCGCTTACGCACATGCACATAAAATTCCTGTTCTAGTAGATGAAGCCCATGGGGCGCATTTTTGTATAGGGGACCCCTTCCCGAAGTCAGCATTAGTTTATGGTGCGGATATTGTGGTTCATTCCGCACATAAAACATTACCTGCGATGACAATGGGATCTTATTTACATATAAATAGCCGTTTGGTGAGCGAAGAAAAAGTTTCCTCCTATTTAAGTATGCTACAATCTAGTAGCCCATCGTATCCAATTATGGCTTCTCTTGATATAGCACGTTTTGCAATAGCTGTTATAAAGGAAGAAGGTCATGATGAAATCGTTGAGTTTTTACGCCGATTTAAAGAAGGATTGCGATCTATCCCACAAATAGCTATTTTACAATATCCATCGCAAGATGAATTAAAAGTTACGGTGCAAACTCGCTGTCAGTTATCGGGGTATGAATTACAGTCTGTATTTGAAAAAGTCGGTATATATACGGAAATGGCAGATCCATATAACGTCCTATTTATATTACCGTTACAAGTAAATGAGGGGTATATGAAAGCTATAGAGATCATTCGATTAGCTATGCAGCAATATAAGGTAAAAGACAAGACAGCATCAATTCGTTATACTTATAAAGGGGAGATTTCCCCTTTACCGTATACGTATAAACAATTAGAGAGATATGAAACGAAGTTAGTATCTATAGAAGAAGCCGTTGGTATGATAGCTGCAGAAATGGTGATTCCGTATCCACCTGGAATTCCATTGATCATGTATGGAGAGAGAATTACTCAAGAACATACAAAGCAAATTACTCATTTAGAGAAAACAGGGGCTCGTTTTCAAGGTAGTACGAAATATATGAACGTGTATGATATAGAAAGTAGGTTTTAG
- a CDS encoding sigma factor G inhibitor Gin, with protein sequence MKLPSEICIVCETKRGEGIYVYNNLICYECERNLVNTETTDPKYIHYLKQLRKLEVSYF encoded by the coding sequence ATGAAATTACCAAGTGAAATTTGCATCGTTTGTGAGACAAAAAGAGGGGAAGGAATATATGTATATAATAATTTAATATGTTACGAGTGCGAAAGAAATCTGGTGAATACTGAGACAACTGACCCGAAGTATATACATTATTTAAAACAACTGCGAAAATTAGAAGTATCATATTTTTAA
- a CDS encoding pro-sigmaK processing inhibitor BofA family protein has product MNSTIIIVGILSLVFIFLVFGVSAKPIRFIGKALFHVTLGIALLFIVNVAGTYFDFHIPINMGTATVSSLLGVPGVAALVIIKLYIMPR; this is encoded by the coding sequence ATGAATTCTACAATTATTATTGTTGGCATTCTTTCTTTAGTTTTTATTTTTCTTGTTTTTGGTGTTTCTGCTAAACCAATACGTTTTATAGGGAAAGCACTCTTTCATGTCACTTTAGGTATAGCGTTACTATTTATTGTGAATGTTGCAGGGACATATTTCGATTTTCATATTCCAATTAACATGGGCACAGCTACAGTATCAAGTTTATTAGGGGTGCCAGGTGTTGCTGCATTAGTGATTATTAAGCTATATATAATGCCAAGATAA
- a CDS encoding YaaL family protein, with protein MFFQKKGKLRKEYDDKLIVLLEKVKNEWLRQKRLVEQSVEPSQDVLCSLKIAEAKYFFLLKEAKRRPVKMEQW; from the coding sequence ATGTTCTTTCAAAAAAAGGGTAAGTTGCGTAAAGAGTATGACGATAAGTTAATTGTATTATTAGAAAAGGTAAAGAATGAATGGCTACGTCAGAAGAGACTGGTTGAACAAAGTGTTGAGCCGTCTCAAGATGTACTTTGTTCTTTAAAAATAGCAGAGGCGAAATATTTTTTCTTGTTAAAAGAAGCAAAACGTCGTCCTGTGAAAATGGAACAATGGTAA
- the recR gene encoding recombination protein RecR, with product MHYPEPISKLIDSFMKLPGIGPKTAVRLAFFVLDMKEDDVLGFAKALVNAKRDLAYCSVCGHITDRDPCYICDDSHRDQSVVCVVQEPKDVIAMEKMKEYQGVYHVLRGAISPMEGIGPEDINIPQLLKRLQDETVQEVILATNPNIEGEATAMYISRLLKPTGIKVTRIAHGLPVGGDLEYADEVTLSKALEGRREI from the coding sequence ATGCATTATCCAGAACCGATATCAAAATTAATCGATAGTTTTATGAAGTTGCCAGGAATCGGACCGAAAACAGCGGTTCGATTGGCATTCTTCGTGTTAGATATGAAAGAGGATGATGTACTAGGTTTTGCGAAAGCACTTGTGAATGCAAAGCGAGATTTAGCGTATTGTTCTGTGTGCGGACATATCACTGACCGCGATCCTTGTTATATTTGTGACGATTCGCATAGGGATCAATCGGTTGTTTGTGTAGTACAAGAGCCGAAAGATGTAATTGCGATGGAAAAAATGAAAGAATATCAAGGTGTATATCATGTTTTGCGTGGTGCCATTTCTCCAATGGAGGGAATTGGACCAGAGGATATTAATATCCCGCAGTTATTAAAGAGACTGCAAGATGAAACAGTACAAGAAGTGATATTAGCAACAAACCCTAATATTGAAGGGGAAGCCACAGCGATGTACATATCCCGCCTCTTAAAGCCAACAGGAATTAAAGTAACTCGTATTGCACATGGTCTGCCAGTTGGTGGAGATTTAGAATATGCAGATGAAGTAACACTATCGAAAGCTTTAGAAGGCCGTAGAGAGATATAA
- a CDS encoding YbaB/EbfC family nucleoid-associated protein, which produces MRGGMGNMNNMMKQMQKMQKDMAKAQEELGEKTVEGTAGGGMVTVIANGHKQVLEVKIKEEVVDPEDIEMLQDLVLAATNDALKKVDELSNSTMGKFTKGMNLPGGMF; this is translated from the coding sequence ATGCGTGGCGGAATGGGAAATATGAATAATATGATGAAACAAATGCAAAAGATGCAAAAAGACATGGCGAAGGCGCAAGAAGAGCTTGGCGAAAAAACAGTTGAAGGTACAGCTGGCGGCGGAATGGTTACTGTTATTGCAAATGGTCATAAGCAAGTTCTTGAAGTGAAAATTAAAGAAGAAGTTGTAGATCCAGAAGATATCGAAATGTTACAAGACTTAGTATTAGCTGCAACGAATGATGCACTTAAAAAGGTTGATGAACTTTCAAACTCTACAATGGGCAAATTTACAAAAGGCATGAACTTACCAGGTGGAATGTTCTAG
- the dnaX gene encoding DNA polymerase III subunit gamma/tau produces MSYQALYRTWRPQKFEDVVGQKHVTKTLQNALLQEKASHAYLFSGPRGTGKTTIAKVFAKAINCEHAPVAEPCNECPSCLGITQGSISDVLEIDAASNNGVDEIRDIRDKVKYAPSAVGYKVYIIDEVHMLSMGAFNALLKTLEEPPGHVIFILATTEPHKIPATIISRCQRFEFRKISVNDIVERLSTVVTNEGTQVEDEALQIVARAAEGGMRDALSLIDQAISYSDETVTSEDVLAVTGSVSQRYLGDLVECIRENDVSRALRIIDEMMSKGKDPVRFMEDFIYYYRDMLLYQTSPQLEHMLERVIVDDQFRTLSEEMQPEVIYEIIHTLSKGQQEMKWTNHPRIFLEVVMVQLCQQFMMQANGVDRLQAIMNRMQQLEKELEQVKKNGVPAGVQQEVRETRATPKPVRTGSMKIPVGRVNEVLKQAKRQDLEQLKAVWGELLGRLKSHNKVAFAVLLENSEPVAASDDTYVLAFQYEIHCKMASENREAMDTLEQTLFELLSKRLNMIAIPKSEWGKIREDFLQREGGDSEESPEQKEDPLIEEAVKLVGQELIEIKE; encoded by the coding sequence GTGTCATACCAAGCGTTATACCGAACATGGAGACCGCAAAAATTCGAAGATGTAGTCGGTCAAAAGCACGTGACAAAAACGTTGCAAAATGCCCTTCTTCAAGAGAAAGCTTCACATGCTTATTTGTTTTCGGGTCCGAGGGGAACAGGGAAAACGACAATTGCAAAAGTATTTGCAAAGGCAATTAACTGTGAACACGCCCCGGTAGCTGAACCTTGTAATGAATGTCCTTCTTGTTTAGGAATTACACAAGGGTCTATTTCAGATGTATTAGAAATTGATGCGGCTTCAAATAACGGTGTAGATGAAATTCGAGATATAAGAGATAAAGTAAAATATGCTCCAAGTGCTGTAGGATATAAAGTATACATTATTGATGAAGTTCACATGCTTTCTATGGGTGCCTTTAATGCGCTTTTGAAAACTTTAGAAGAGCCGCCAGGACATGTTATTTTTATTCTGGCGACAACAGAACCGCATAAAATTCCAGCTACAATTATTTCGCGTTGTCAGCGTTTTGAGTTTCGAAAGATATCAGTAAATGATATCGTTGAGAGATTATCGACGGTCGTGACAAATGAAGGTACGCAAGTAGAAGATGAAGCGTTACAAATCGTAGCGCGTGCCGCCGAAGGTGGTATGCGTGATGCGCTCAGTCTTATTGATCAAGCTATTTCTTATAGTGATGAAACGGTGACGAGTGAAGATGTTTTAGCTGTAACAGGATCTGTATCTCAGCGATATTTGGGTGACCTGGTAGAATGTATACGTGAAAATGATGTATCAAGAGCGTTACGTATTATAGATGAGATGATGAGTAAAGGGAAAGATCCAGTTCGCTTTATGGAGGATTTCATTTACTACTATCGTGATATGCTTTTATATCAAACTTCACCACAATTAGAACATATGTTGGAACGGGTAATTGTAGATGATCAATTCCGTACGTTAAGTGAAGAAATGCAACCGGAAGTAATCTATGAAATTATTCATACCCTTAGTAAGGGGCAACAGGAGATGAAGTGGACAAACCATCCAAGAATATTCTTGGAAGTTGTTATGGTGCAACTGTGTCAGCAGTTTATGATGCAAGCAAACGGCGTAGATCGTTTACAAGCGATTATGAATAGGATGCAGCAGTTGGAGAAAGAGTTAGAGCAAGTTAAAAAGAATGGCGTGCCAGCTGGTGTGCAGCAGGAAGTAAGAGAGACGCGGGCAACACCAAAACCGGTACGAACAGGGAGTATGAAAATTCCTGTTGGACGTGTGAATGAAGTGTTAAAGCAAGCGAAGCGTCAAGATTTAGAACAGTTGAAAGCTGTATGGGGCGAATTATTAGGAAGGCTCAAGTCACATAACAAAGTAGCATTTGCTGTTTTATTAGAAAATAGTGAACCAGTTGCGGCTTCGGATGATACCTATGTGTTAGCATTTCAATATGAGATTCATTGTAAAATGGCTAGTGAAAATCGAGAAGCAATGGATACATTGGAACAAACTCTTTTTGAATTGTTAAGTAAAAGGTTAAATATGATTGCTATCCCAAAAAGTGAATGGGGTAAAATTCGTGAAGACTTTTTACAACGCGAAGGCGGGGATTCTGAAGAAAGCCCAGAACAAAAAGAAGATCCTCTTATAGAAGAGGCTGTAAAATTAGTAGGGCAAGAACTTATTGAAATAAAAGAGTAA
- the tadA gene encoding tRNA adenosine(34) deaminase TadA: MERDIYFMQLAIEEAKKAEAIQEVPIGAVIVLDGEVISVAHNLRETEQRSIAHAELLAIDEACKKLGTWRLEDATLYVTLEPCPMCAGGIVLSRIKRVVYGASDPKGGCAGTLMNLLTDERFNHQCEVVPGVLEEECGTLLTIFFRELRKKRKEVKKLEKSNGN; encoded by the coding sequence ATGGAGCGAGATATATATTTTATGCAGTTAGCAATAGAGGAAGCGAAGAAGGCGGAGGCGATACAAGAGGTACCAATTGGTGCTGTAATTGTGCTAGATGGTGAAGTGATTAGTGTCGCACATAACTTAAGAGAAACTGAACAGAGATCAATAGCTCACGCCGAACTCTTAGCTATTGATGAAGCTTGCAAAAAATTAGGGACATGGCGTTTAGAAGATGCAACGTTATATGTAACATTAGAACCTTGCCCAATGTGTGCAGGGGGAATTGTTTTATCGCGTATAAAACGGGTTGTATATGGTGCGAGCGATCCGAAAGGTGGATGTGCAGGTACGTTGATGAATCTTTTAACTGATGAGCGTTTTAATCATCAGTGTGAAGTAGTGCCTGGTGTACTTGAAGAAGAATGTGGTACGTTGTTAACGATTTTTTTTAGGGAGCTTCGTAAGAAAAGAAAAGAAGTGAAAAAACTAGAGAAAAGTAATGGTAACTAA
- a CDS encoding isochorismatase family cysteine hydrolase: protein MKNTALLIIDMINDFQFSHGPILAQKCEIIKNPILQLKDTMKSLGYPIIYVNDHYQLWRSDIDQLITHCTNEYSKNIIEAIAPHTDDYIFIKPHYSAFYETPLNSLLGYLKIENLILTGIAGNICILFTANDAHMRNYTLYVPRDCIASNNEQDNEHALKIMEATLKANIVPSSQIKFN, encoded by the coding sequence ATGAAAAATACCGCCTTACTCATTATCGATATGATTAATGATTTTCAATTCTCCCACGGACCCATCCTGGCACAGAAATGTGAAATTATAAAGAACCCCATTTTACAATTAAAGGACACCATGAAATCATTGGGCTATCCAATAATTTATGTCAATGATCACTATCAACTTTGGAGATCTGATATTGATCAACTTATCACCCATTGTACAAATGAGTATAGTAAAAATATTATCGAGGCCATTGCTCCGCATACTGACGATTACATTTTTATTAAACCACATTACTCTGCTTTTTATGAAACACCTTTGAATTCTTTATTAGGTTATTTAAAAATCGAAAATCTCATTTTAACAGGAATTGCCGGGAACATATGCATCCTTTTTACAGCTAATGATGCCCATATGAGAAATTATACACTTTATGTACCACGGGATTGCATCGCTTCTAATAACGAGCAAGATAATGAACATGCTTTAAAAATAATGGAAGCCACATTAAAGGCAAATATTGTACCGTCATCCCAAATAAAATTTAATTAA
- a CDS encoding deoxynucleoside kinase, giving the protein MTGVPFITVEGPIGVGKTSLAKELSTHMQLHLLKEIVDENPFLGKFYEDIDEWSFQTEMFFLCNRYKQLEDINIKYLNQRKPVVADYHIFKNLIFASRTLKDSQYDKYMQIYRILTQDMPVPNVIVYLTASLETLQKRIAMRGREFEKNMDPNYLLQLTKDYETAMDAFKKDHPDIPVLKFNGDDMDFVRNHDDLNVILSALQNTLLKESK; this is encoded by the coding sequence GTGACCGGAGTACCATTTATCACGGTTGAAGGACCAATTGGTGTTGGAAAAACTTCACTTGCGAAGGAACTTTCAACTCACATGCAACTCCACTTACTAAAAGAGATTGTTGATGAAAATCCTTTTTTAGGAAAATTCTACGAAGACATCGACGAATGGAGTTTTCAAACAGAGATGTTCTTTCTTTGTAATAGATACAAACAACTAGAGGATATTAACATAAAGTATTTGAATCAAAGAAAGCCTGTAGTAGCAGATTATCATATATTTAAAAATTTAATTTTTGCATCCCGTACATTAAAAGATTCTCAATATGACAAGTACATGCAAATTTATCGCATTCTTACGCAAGATATGCCTGTGCCAAATGTCATCGTTTATTTAACAGCGAGCCTAGAAACATTACAAAAACGAATTGCCATGCGCGGAAGAGAATTCGAAAAAAATATGGATCCAAATTACTTGCTACAGCTTACAAAAGATTACGAAACAGCAATGGATGCTTTCAAAAAGGACCATCCAGATATTCCAGTATTGAAATTTAATGGAGACGATATGGATTTTGTAAGAAATCATGATGATTTAAATGTCATCTTATCAGCTCTTCAAAATACTCTCTTGAAGGAGTCGAAATAA
- a CDS encoding deoxynucleoside kinase, whose translation MNLRQKYDIPNDAVITIAGTVGVGKSTMTTALANALGYRTSFEKVDSNPYLDKFYADFTRWSFHLQVYFLAERFKEQKRIFEYGGGFVQDRSIYEDTGIFAKMHYEKGTMTETDYETYKGLFDAMVMTPYFPHPDLLIYLEGSFDDIVDRIQERGRPMEQQTPIEYWKEMHGRYDNWINNFNSCPVLRLNINEYDILKDGDSIEPIIKKIGHFLKQTRKLVK comes from the coding sequence ATGAATTTAAGGCAAAAATATGATATACCAAATGATGCAGTTATCACTATTGCTGGAACAGTAGGTGTCGGTAAATCAACTATGACAACTGCATTGGCTAACGCTTTAGGTTATCGTACATCTTTTGAAAAAGTAGATTCCAACCCATATTTGGACAAGTTCTATGCTGATTTCACACGCTGGAGCTTTCACTTACAAGTGTACTTTTTAGCAGAACGATTTAAAGAACAAAAAAGAATTTTCGAATATGGTGGCGGTTTTGTTCAAGACCGTTCTATCTATGAGGACACTGGTATTTTCGCAAAAATGCATTACGAAAAGGGTACAATGACTGAAACTGATTATGAGACATACAAAGGGTTATTTGATGCTATGGTCATGACTCCTTACTTCCCTCATCCAGACTTATTAATTTACCTAGAAGGTTCTTTTGATGATATTGTCGATCGTATTCAAGAAAGAGGACGTCCCATGGAGCAGCAAACACCAATTGAATATTGGAAAGAGATGCATGGACGTTACGATAACTGGATTAATAACTTTAATTCATGCCCTGTTTTACGATTAAACATTAATGAATACGATATTTTAAAAGATGGCGATTCAATCGAACCAATCATTAAAAAAATTGGACATTTTTTAAAACAAACACGTAAACTTGTAAAATAA
- a CDS encoding DUF3797 domain-containing protein: MDLIIQTFPLDGKTLYYVQCPVCKNNRILNSGANVSRIISDDTFRKLCGCTCDVKQVAKKVEVPKEAEKPAVQKEVTPKRTGKLLTAVINGKELTVKEIAETYDISTSTVRQRINAGKPESEIIAPTKKKK; the protein is encoded by the coding sequence ATGGATCTTATTATACAAACGTTTCCTTTAGATGGAAAAACTTTATATTATGTACAATGTCCTGTCTGTAAGAACAATAGAATTTTAAACAGTGGTGCAAATGTGTCGCGCATTATAAGTGATGATACATTCCGTAAACTTTGTGGTTGCACTTGTGATGTAAAACAGGTTGCAAAAAAAGTAGAGGTACCAAAAGAAGCTGAAAAACCAGCTGTGCAAAAAGAAGTAACTCCAAAACGTACAGGGAAATTACTAACAGCAGTAATTAATGGGAAAGAATTGACTGTTAAAGAGATTGCTGAAACATATGATATTAGTACGAGTACTGTTCGTCAGCGTATTAATGCTGGAAAGCCAGAGAGTGAAATTATTGCTCCGACAAAAAAGAAAAAGTAA
- the serS gene encoding serine--tRNA ligase encodes MLDIKFLRTNFEEVKAKLQHRGEDLTDFGRFEELDTRRRELLVQTEELKSKRNEVSQQISVLKREKKDAEALILEMREVGEKVKDLDNELRTVEEDLERLMLSIPNIPHESAPIGETEDDNVVARTWGEVKEFTYEPKPHWDLATDLGILDFERAGKVTGSRFVFYKGAGARLERALISFMLDLHTDEHGYEEVLPPYMVNRASMTGTGQLPKFEEDAFRIESEDYFLIPTAEVPVTNMHRDEIVSKEQLPIRYAAFSSCFRSEAGSAGRDTRGLIRQHQFNKVELVKFVKPEDSYEELEKLTNDAERVLQLLELPYRVMSMCTGDLGFTAAKKYDIEVWIPSYGTYREISSCSNFEAFQARRANIRFRREPNGKPEHVHTLNGSGLAIGRTVAAILENYQQEDGTIIIPEVLRPYMGGKTVIK; translated from the coding sequence ATGCTTGATATTAAATTTTTACGTACGAATTTTGAAGAAGTAAAAGCAAAATTACAGCATAGAGGCGAAGATTTAACGGATTTTGGTCGCTTTGAAGAACTTGATACGAGAAGAAGAGAGCTACTTGTTCAAACAGAAGAATTAAAAAGTAAACGTAACGAAGTATCTCAACAAATTTCAGTATTAAAGCGTGAAAAGAAAGATGCGGAAGCTCTGATTCTAGAAATGCGTGAAGTTGGGGAAAAAGTAAAAGATCTTGATAATGAGCTTCGTACAGTTGAAGAAGATTTAGAAAGATTAATGCTATCTATCCCAAATATCCCTCATGAATCTGCTCCAATAGGTGAAACAGAGGATGATAACGTAGTAGCACGTACTTGGGGAGAAGTGAAAGAATTTACTTATGAGCCAAAACCACATTGGGACCTTGCTACTGATTTAGGGATTTTAGATTTTGAACGTGCTGGGAAAGTAACAGGAAGCCGATTTGTATTTTACAAAGGTGCTGGTGCAAGATTAGAACGTGCTTTGATTAGCTTTATGCTTGACCTTCATACTGATGAGCATGGATATGAGGAAGTATTGCCTCCTTATATGGTAAACCGTGCAAGTATGACTGGAACAGGACAACTTCCAAAGTTTGAAGAAGATGCATTCCGTATTGAAAGTGAAGATTATTTCCTAATCCCAACAGCTGAAGTACCTGTAACGAATATGCATCGTGATGAGATTGTGAGTAAAGAGCAATTGCCGATACGATATGCTGCGTTTAGCTCATGCTTCCGTTCTGAAGCAGGTTCAGCTGGTCGTGATACACGTGGTTTAATTCGCCAACACCAATTTAATAAAGTTGAACTTGTGAAGTTCGTGAAACCAGAAGATTCTTACGAAGAGTTAGAAAAATTAACAAATGATGCAGAGCGCGTGTTACAATTATTAGAGTTGCCATATCGCGTTATGAGCATGTGTACAGGAGATTTAGGATTTACAGCAGCGAAGAAATACGATATTGAAGTATGGATTCCAAGCTATGGTACATATCGTGAAATTTCTTCTTGTAGTAATTTTGAGGCATTCCAAGCGAGACGCGCGAATATCCGTTTCCGTCGTGAGCCAAATGGTAAACCGGAACATGTTCATACACTAAATGGATCTGGTCTTGCAATTGGACGTACAGTGGCAGCTATTTTAGAGAACTACCAACAAGAAGATGGTACAATTATAATTCCAGAAGTTCTTCGCCCTTATATGGGAGGAAAAACAGTTATTAAATAA